One Bacteroidota bacterium DNA segment encodes these proteins:
- a CDS encoding ParA family protein: MALINSYGIWNNKGGVGKSTITFHLATRYAERNPKVNVLVIDLCPQANSSMMLLGGGAVGEQSVLNFCTKPTPPTVVGYLTTVITNGPGANLPDYNDFITNVNSVNPNLPSNLYLLCGDGNLEPISPAISDNASARALTPTANPWIWIHNIFKNLINDFSEKNSNNDTIVFIDTNPSFGIYTELAIIASSRLLCPINADDSSRTAANAMTILLHGSVPPHPVFGAWTFASLAQKHGIKIPEIHLIIGNRMTQFDGEATAFGAMSDETAKSLFLIYQSNPTYFTQKNLTISSIEDFRYSYSKSLRDFNTAGVVTAHLGKLLSNMSAGYYTVYSKEVKVNKPRVNDCLDAIDKVIDAL, translated from the coding sequence ATGGCATTAATTAATTCATATGGAATTTGGAATAATAAAGGTGGAGTTGGGAAAAGTACAATTACTTTCCATCTTGCAACAAGATATGCTGAACGTAACCCCAAAGTTAATGTTCTAGTCATCGACTTATGCCCTCAAGCAAATTCAAGCATGATGCTATTGGGTGGTGGGGCAGTTGGAGAACAATCAGTTTTAAATTTCTGCACAAAACCAACTCCTCCAACGGTAGTTGGTTATTTAACAACTGTAATCACGAATGGCCCAGGAGCTAATCTTCCGGATTATAATGACTTTATTACTAATGTAAATTCAGTAAATCCCAATTTACCTTCAAATCTATATTTATTATGTGGTGATGGTAATCTAGAACCTATTTCACCTGCAATTAGTGATAATGCTTCAGCAAGGGCACTCACACCTACAGCAAACCCATGGATATGGATCCACAATATTTTTAAAAATCTAATTAATGATTTTTCTGAAAAAAATTCCAATAATGATACAATAGTTTTTATTGACACGAATCCATCGTTTGGAATTTACACTGAATTAGCAATTATTGCTTCATCAAGGTTGTTATGCCCTATAAATGCAGATGATTCATCACGAACAGCGGCAAATGCAATGACAATTCTTCTTCATGGTTCAGTGCCCCCTCACCCTGTGTTTGGAGCTTGGACGTTTGCATCACTTGCACAAAAGCATGGTATAAAGATTCCTGAAATACATTTAATTATTGGTAATCGAATGACTCAATTTGATGGAGAAGCAACCGCATTCGGCGCTATGTCCGATGAAACTGCCAAATCATTATTTTTGATTTATCAAAGCAATCCTACATACTTTACTCAAAAGAACCTCACAATCAGTAGTATTGAAGATTTTAGATATAGTTACTCTAAATCACTTCGTGATTTTAATACCGCAGGTGTAGTAACTGCTCATTTAGGTAAATTACTTAGCAATATGTCTGCAGGTTATTATACGGTTTATTCTAAAGAGGTAAAAGTTAACAAACCACGAGTTAACGATTGCTTAGATGCAATTGACAAAGTAATTGATGCTCTTTAA
- a CDS encoding PKD domain-containing protein: MKKLLLSALLVLNGIFVFAQTQIPVVMPAQNGTFTGNVRGYYFTAPSCITLTGVEVPTTASAGAQSIAIVRFAAAPPLFSATTNNFTVLYLTQNNPASGIIPVNIQVEQGDIIGVLGQRATVNSYATGPATVTIDGFPVALNRLGMQFPLTTTAPQQLWTENSGSISRVNLYYDTLITNTVAATQQAFDTYSFSTTADTSFLISWNFGDNSPVVVADSPTHQYAASGTYNACCYVTTSCGTDTICTTVTVCLNAVAAFSGTVTGGTASFTDFTTNQPTQWLWDFGDGSPVDSSQNPTHTYAQSGIYTVCLIAGNTCSADTSCTLVPVCLPVTASFTTTINGGTVQFTDASSSEVTSWVWDFGDGSPVDSTQNPSHTYTANGMYQVCLVVSSGCATETHCSMVFVCLPVATSFTTAVNGGTASFTESSTNATMWVYDYGDGSPLDTVQNGQHTYAVNGDYVVCITALSSCSSATFCDTLTICMPAVANFSFVEGSASYLFTDSSANATSWAWDFGDGSPVDTTQNPTHFYQQNGVYTVCLIVTNACSSDTFCTTLTNCMFALSASFISSGTGLNYAFTPTTTGATSYFWDFDDNGATSSTPTPTHTFSFSGVHVVCLTVYNPCGDSLTYCDTVLAQVVGLNENTLQATVSLYPNPMSENAVLLVNMAGHNGAYTLELMDVSGKVVRTETGMMNEAHYIGRSNLAAGIYAYRVVQNGMQLGSGKLIVE; encoded by the coding sequence ATGAAGAAACTTTTACTATCAGCACTTCTGGTGCTTAACGGCATTTTTGTATTTGCTCAAACACAAATACCTGTAGTGATGCCCGCCCAAAACGGCACGTTTACCGGTAATGTACGCGGATATTATTTTACAGCGCCTTCGTGCATAACCCTAACCGGCGTAGAGGTACCCACTACTGCCTCTGCCGGAGCGCAAAGTATTGCCATTGTGCGTTTTGCTGCCGCGCCGCCGTTATTCTCTGCTACTACCAACAATTTCACGGTCTTGTATCTCACACAAAACAATCCGGCTTCGGGCATTATTCCCGTGAATATTCAGGTTGAACAGGGCGATATTATCGGTGTACTTGGCCAGCGTGCCACGGTAAATTCTTATGCTACCGGCCCCGCTACAGTTACCATCGACGGTTTCCCCGTTGCACTGAACCGTCTTGGTATGCAGTTTCCGCTCACTACTACTGCACCGCAACAGTTGTGGACAGAAAACTCAGGAAGCATCAGTCGTGTAAACCTGTATTACGATACACTCATCACCAACACGGTTGCGGCCACACAGCAGGCTTTTGATACGTATTCGTTTTCCACAACGGCCGATACCAGTTTCCTGATTTCGTGGAATTTCGGCGATAATTCGCCCGTGGTAGTGGCCGATTCGCCTACACACCAGTATGCTGCTTCAGGTACGTATAATGCCTGCTGTTATGTAACCACAAGTTGTGGTACGGATACCATTTGCACAACTGTAACCGTTTGTCTCAATGCGGTGGCAGCCTTTTCAGGCACCGTTACCGGAGGAACAGCCTCATTTACCGATTTTACCACCAACCAGCCCACGCAGTGGCTCTGGGATTTTGGCGATGGATCGCCGGTTGATAGTTCGCAAAACCCCACCCATACGTATGCGCAAAGCGGCATCTACACGGTTTGTCTGATTGCAGGCAATACTTGTTCTGCCGACACAAGCTGTACACTGGTACCTGTTTGTTTACCCGTAACCGCGTCCTTTACAACAACCATCAATGGCGGTACGGTTCAGTTTACCGATGCTTCTTCTTCAGAAGTAACATCGTGGGTATGGGATTTTGGCGACGGATCGCCGGTTGACTCTACACAGAATCCTTCGCACACCTACACCGCAAACGGAATGTATCAGGTTTGTCTGGTTGTGAGTTCAGGCTGCGCTACTGAAACACATTGCTCGATGGTATTTGTTTGTTTGCCTGTGGCCACCTCGTTCACCACTGCTGTAAACGGCGGCACGGCTTCGTTTACCGAATCATCCACCAATGCAACAATGTGGGTGTATGATTATGGCGACGGATCGCCGCTGGATACCGTACAGAATGGTCAGCACACCTATGCAGTAAACGGCGATTATGTAGTTTGCATTACAGCCCTGAGCAGCTGTTCCAGCGCCACATTCTGCGATACCCTCACAATCTGCATGCCCGCCGTGGCTAATTTCAGTTTTGTGGAAGGCAGCGCCAGCTATCTGTTTACCGACTCATCGGCAAACGCCACCTCATGGGCCTGGGATTTCGGCGATGGTTCGCCGGTTGACACCACGCAGAATCCCACACATTTCTATCAGCAAAACGGCGTTTATACCGTGTGTCTGATTGTGACCAATGCCTGTTCAAGCGATACATTCTGCACCACACTCACAAACTGCATGTTTGCGCTTTCGGCCTCCTTCATTTCTTCGGGAACCGGTCTCAATTACGCCTTTACACCAACCACAACCGGAGCCACTTCCTATTTCTGGGATTTTGACGATAACGGCGCCACGTCATCCACACCCACACCCACACATACGTTCTCATTCAGCGGCGTGCATGTGGTGTGCCTCACGGTGTACAATCCCTGCGGCGACAGCTTAACGTATTGTGATACCGTGCTCGCACAGGTGGTTGGTTTGAATGAAAACACCCTGCAGGCCACAGTTTCACTCTATCCCAACCCGATGAGCGAAAACGCCGTGCTGCTGGTAAACATGGCCGGGCACAACGGTGCCTACACCCTCGAATTGATGGATGTGAGCGGCAAAGTGGTGCGTACCGAAACCGGTATGATGAACGAAGCACACTACATCGGCCGCAGCAACCTTGCCGCCGGAATTTATGCTTACCGTGTTGTGCAGAATGGTATGCAGCTGGGCAGCGGTAAGCTGATTGTGGAGTAA